TTGTCCATGCCCTTGAATATAAATTTTCTGGTCAATCAAGGGCGCAACCTCTTCGGGCAAACCCGTTTTTTCGTTGCCCACAATCAGCAAATCTTGGGCTTCAAACTGGACCTCATGCAGCATTTTGGCGCTAGGATCCACCCAAGTGGCCATTTTTCGGCCTGGATAATTGGCCAGAAAATCGGCTACATCTAAAACGGGAATCACTTCGATATGCTCAATGGCGCCAGCCGTCCAAACCCTGGCCATTTTCTCCATTTCGGCTCTGGCAAATTTGCTTTTGCCTGGCGGTAGCAACAAATCGTTTTGGTCGTAGATATAGATTTTCTTCAAGCCATAAAACTCTGCGGTCCGAATCATCGAGGATAAGTTCGGGCGATATTGAGGCGCATGTAATAAGGCGGAAAGTTGAGGTACTGACATATTTATTTTTGTTTTTTTGGGGCGTTACTCCTTACAGTTGTCGAACTGCGGCCTAAAGGCCTTGTTGTGGCCAAAAAAGAGAGCCCCCAGCTAGCTGCGCTGGCTGGGGGCTCTTGTGTAATAGAGCAAAGTCTAGAGCTTCACTTCCATCAAGTTTTGGAAAGCTTTCTTACGAGCGTCCAAAGCAGCCTCATCAATTTCTTTGAGGCGGTTAGGACCAAAAGCTTCTACACAGAAAGAAGCGACTACAGAACCGTAGACCAAAGCACGCTTCATGCTCTCCAAAGAGTGGTCATCTTCCTGAGCCAAATAGCCCATAAAGCCACCGGCAAAGCTATCGCCAGCTCCAGTAGGATCAAATACTTCTTCCAAAGGCAAAGCAGGAACAAAGAAAGTAGATTCGCCATGGAACAACAAAGCGCCATGCTCTCCCTTCTTAATCACCAAATATTTGGGGCCCATCTCACGGATTACACGAGCAGCCTTTACTAGAGAGTACTCCCCAGACAACTGACGAGCTTCCTCATCATTGATAATTAAAATATCTACCTGTTTCAATACCGCCTTGAGCTCCTCCATGGCAATATCCATCCAGAAGTTCATGGTATCCATAGCAACCAATTTAGGGCGCTTTTCTAGTTGCTCCAACACCTGCATTTGTACAGCAGGCGCAAAGTTACCCAACAAAAGGTATTCAGGGTTTTTATAGCCTTCGGGCAATTTGGGGCTATAGTTCTCCAATACATTGAGCTCTGTGGCCAAAGTATCCCGAGCATTCATATTCATGTGATAGCGACCGGCCCAAAAGAAAGACTTTTCGCCTTCGCGCTTCTCCAATCCATCCAAATTAACGCCTCTGGCTTCCAAAGCAGCCAACTCCTCTGCAGGAAAATCCTCGCCAATTACAGATAGCAATTGTAAGTCTTTGTGAAAATGAGAAGCCGCCCAAGCAATATAAGTACCAGCACCACCAATGATGCGGTCTGCCTTGCCAAAAGGAGTTTCAATGGTATCAAAGGCAACAGTGCCCAATGTCAATAAGCTCATAGTAAAATTGATTTTTTTTCTGGGCACAAAAAAACAGAAAAAGGCCGAAAAAACGGCAGCCTAGCCCCCTTTTTTGTCTAGTCCAAAAGAAACTCCATTTTTTTTATGTCTTTTTTTGCAAAAAGTTTGGCAAAACCAAAAAGGGCTCCTATATTTGCATACGCAAAGAGGGAACAGCCCTCTAAAAGCAAACATACGCTTCCATAGCTCAGTTGGTTAGAGCATCTGACTGTTAATCAGAGGGTCCCTGGTTCGAGCCCAGGTGGGAGCGCTACTCATACACAACAATATATTTTGCTTCCATAGCTCAGTTGGTTAGAGCATCTGACTGTTAATCAGAGGGTCCCTGGTTCGAGCCCAGGTGGGAGCGCAAAAGCCCGACTTCATTTGAAGTTGGGCTTTTTTTTATTCCTGCAAGCGCTTTAAGGCCTTAGGCCGCAAGCGCCACAGCTTGGCCCCCGATAAAATTGAGCGCTCTGTGGTTAAATACAGCTGCGCATCTGGTCCAAAACAAAGGGCCTCTTGCTGCCGCAAAGGCAGGCGTATGCGCTGCTCTAATGGACCAAAACGGCCCCGCTCAAAAGAAAAGCGGTACAAATGCCGCATACTTAATAAATAAAGGCTTTGCTCTTCTTCTCGATAAGCCGCGGCCGTAACCGATTGCCATAACCCTCCCTTTTTTAGCTGTACGCTATCGCAGAGGCGGGCCGCCTGCGGCCCCGCCTCTTTGCCCAAGGCATAGAGATAATGCCAGCCATCATGCGGACGATGGCGGTTTTTGGTCACTATATATAAGCTGTCGCCTTGGGTAAAAAGGGCCTCGGCATCAAAGTGGCGCTGCCAAGAGGCGGCGGGAAAAGCAATTTGCTCTGGATAATAAAAGCTAATTTTTTGAGGCTGAATTTCCTTTTGGTCCAAAGCCGATTTTGGAAAAAAATAGATGCAAAGATCTTGGCGCTGATTTAAATTATTGCCCATATCGGCCAAGTAAATAAATGCGCTATCAGTAGCAAGCGCCTCCCAATCTACATTGGGCGCTAAAATGTTGATGCTGCGCTGCAAACGCCCTTTTTGGTCCAATTCATAGAGCAAAGGAGAGTTTCCACCATCATTATGGGTATAAAAACTGCCGCTGCTGTCGATCCAAAGACCAGAACTTTCCGAAATAGGCAGGCGGCCCAAAGAACTCAAGCGACAAGCCGACAAACTTAGGCAAAGGAGCAA
This genomic interval from Saprospira grandis contains the following:
- a CDS encoding TrmH family RNA methyltransferase; this encodes MSVPQLSALLHAPQYRPNLSSMIRTAEFYGLKKIYIYDQNDLLLPPGKSKFARAEMEKMARVWTAGAIEHIEVIPVLDVADFLANYPGRKMATWVDPSAKMLHEVQFEAQDLLIVGNEKTGLPEEVAPLIDQKIYIQGHGQTSCLNVAVSFGILMQTASTQLLASK
- a CDS encoding PfkB family carbohydrate kinase; translated protein: MSLLTLGTVAFDTIETPFGKADRIIGGAGTYIAWAASHFHKDLQLLSVIGEDFPAEELAALEARGVNLDGLEKREGEKSFFWAGRYHMNMNARDTLATELNVLENYSPKLPEGYKNPEYLLLGNFAPAVQMQVLEQLEKRPKLVAMDTMNFWMDIAMEELKAVLKQVDILIINDEEARQLSGEYSLVKAARVIREMGPKYLVIKKGEHGALLFHGESTFFVPALPLEEVFDPTGAGDSFAGGFMGYLAQEDDHSLESMKRALVYGSVVASFCVEAFGPNRLKEIDEAALDARKKAFQNLMEVKL